A single genomic interval of Cupriavidus necator harbors:
- a CDS encoding Bug family tripartite tricarboxylate transporter substrate binding protein, whose protein sequence is MRKSAVQVLAAGIFGALPWAPAAVQAAWPEKPVRLIVPTAPGGAPDIVARLFGDALSRRLGQAVIVENRPGAGGNIGMQALLAAPSDGYTIGYGNNATLSTNRFLYSKLPYDPDKLVPIVGLVTTFNILAVNPSLPVKSTGELVAYSRANPGKLSMGSAGNGTTSHLGGELFKVMANLSITHVPYKGSTPALQDLVGNNVQLMFDNVPSIGPYVTSNRVRALAVTSSKRSPHFPDLPTMAEAGLKGYELTAWAGLVAAPGTPTEVIERINREINAIINDPAFRAQLDKLSFDPLGGTARDFQALIASETVKFGELVRKSGARVD, encoded by the coding sequence ATGAGGAAGTCAGCAGTTCAAGTCCTGGCCGCGGGGATCTTCGGCGCGCTGCCATGGGCACCGGCGGCCGTGCAAGCGGCGTGGCCGGAGAAGCCGGTGCGCCTGATCGTGCCGACCGCGCCGGGCGGCGCGCCGGACATCGTCGCGCGCCTGTTCGGCGATGCGCTGTCCAGGCGCCTCGGCCAGGCCGTAATCGTCGAGAACCGGCCGGGCGCGGGCGGAAATATCGGCATGCAGGCGCTGCTGGCCGCACCGTCGGACGGCTATACGATCGGCTACGGCAACAATGCCACGCTGTCGACCAATCGCTTCCTTTACAGCAAGCTCCCCTACGATCCGGACAAGCTGGTGCCCATCGTCGGCCTGGTCACGACCTTCAACATCCTCGCCGTCAATCCGTCGCTACCGGTCAAGTCCACCGGGGAACTGGTGGCATACTCCCGCGCCAATCCGGGCAAGCTCTCCATGGGCTCGGCGGGCAACGGCACCACCAGCCACCTGGGCGGCGAGCTGTTCAAGGTCATGGCCAATCTCAGCATCACACACGTGCCCTACAAGGGCAGCACGCCGGCGCTGCAGGACCTGGTCGGCAACAACGTGCAGTTGATGTTCGACAATGTGCCTTCGATCGGACCGTACGTGACGTCCAACCGCGTACGCGCGCTGGCGGTGACCTCAAGCAAGCGCTCGCCGCACTTCCCGGATTTGCCCACCATGGCGGAGGCCGGCCTCAAGGGCTATGAACTGACGGCATGGGCGGGCCTGGTTGCCGCGCCGGGCACTCCCACCGAGGTGATTGAGCGGATCAACCGGGAAATCAACGCGATCATCAATGACCCGGCATTCCGTGCCCAACTGGACAAGCTCTCATTCGATCCGCTGGGCGGCACCGCGCGCGACTTCCAGGCGCTGATCGCGAGCGAGACCGTCAAGTTCGGCGAGCTGGTGCGCAAGAGCGGCGCCAGGGTCGATTGA
- a CDS encoding MBL fold metallo-hydrolase, whose protein sequence is MLLWSVVAIPAHAGAPQVGAQAPGYYRMKLGKFEITALSDGTVNVPISKLLKHALHEHIASVQARNYQSTQPETSVNAFLVNTGQHLVLVDAGAGSLFGPGVGGKLPDNIRAAGYQPEQIDAVLLTHIHVDHSGGLAVDGKAIFPNAVVYVDRRDAEFWLNPANAARAASGQRHNFAQAEAVFAPYLKADKVRSFDDEHELFPGIRPLRMPGHTPGHTFYEISSEGQRLQLWGDTIHAQHLQFPEPGVAIDFDVDSTAAVKMRKRAMADAAAKGYWVGAAHISFPGIGHVRREGKGFAWVPAEYSMGR, encoded by the coding sequence ATGCTGCTCTGGTCAGTGGTAGCCATCCCGGCACATGCCGGCGCACCCCAGGTCGGCGCGCAGGCGCCCGGCTACTACCGCATGAAGCTCGGCAAGTTCGAGATCACGGCGCTGTCGGACGGCACTGTCAACGTGCCGATCAGCAAGCTGCTCAAGCATGCGTTGCATGAGCACATTGCGTCGGTGCAGGCGCGCAACTACCAGTCCACTCAGCCCGAGACCTCTGTCAATGCGTTCCTGGTCAACACCGGCCAGCACCTGGTGCTGGTCGATGCGGGCGCGGGCAGCCTGTTTGGCCCGGGCGTGGGCGGCAAGCTGCCGGACAACATCCGTGCGGCCGGCTACCAGCCGGAGCAGATCGATGCGGTGCTGCTGACCCACATCCACGTGGATCACTCCGGCGGGCTTGCCGTCGATGGCAAGGCCATATTCCCGAATGCCGTGGTCTACGTCGACCGCCGCGACGCTGAGTTCTGGCTGAATCCGGCCAACGCCGCCAGGGCGGCATCGGGCCAGCGGCACAACTTCGCGCAGGCGGAGGCAGTGTTCGCACCCTATCTGAAAGCCGACAAGGTCCGCAGCTTCGACGACGAGCATGAGCTGTTTCCCGGCATCCGTCCGCTGCGCATGCCGGGCCATACGCCGGGCCACACGTTCTATGAGATCAGTAGCGAAGGACAGCGGCTGCAACTGTGGGGCGACACCATCCATGCGCAGCACCTGCAGTTCCCCGAGCCCGGCGTAGCCATCGATTTCGACGTGGATTCCACGGCCGCGGTGAAGATGCGCAAGCGCGCCATGGCGGATGCAGCGGCCAAGGGCTATTGGGTGGGCGCGGCGCATATCTCCTTCCCGGGTATCGGCCACGTGCGGCGCGAGGGCAAGGGGTTCGCGTGGGTGCCGGCCGAATACAGCATGGGGCGGTGA
- a CDS encoding phosphocholine-specific phospholipase C produces the protein MTFNPSKRHFLKTSLGTGAAAAVLASFPPSIRRALAIEANNATGTIQDVKHVVMVMLENRSFDNYFGTFKGVRGYGDRFAIPLPNGKNAFYQTDANGNLLTPYHLDETQGNAQRAGGTPHTWPDAQAAWDHGRMDRWPVAKKALSMGYYDDAEIPFQRALADAFTLCDAYHCAMHTGTIPNRLFYWTGSNGPTGDNVAVMINEFNAGADVGPSTEGWTWKTYADRLQAAGVGWKVYQNVPDNYGCNQMMSFRHWRAEMEKMPVGRKLSNTAGTGVNPPYNPDIDDQYSPLAKGFCNTMSDGGFLQSLRDDVLNGKLPEVSWIIPPAEFSEHPGPSSPAKGGWYVQAILDALTASPEVWSKTVLLINFDENDGFFDHSPPPTAPSRNLDGTLAGKSTLDDAQMAYEYFNFQPATAKQPPQDGKPFGPGPRVPLWVVSPWSRGGWVNSEVFDHTSVLRFLEARFGVMEPQISAYRRAICGDLTSAFNFATPNTETLPTLAGRTTRADATSLTAWQQTQPAIPVPATPALPEQDTGTRPSRKLPYELHTSARVDAASKAVRLLFANASTNQAGALFHVYDKLHLDRIPRRYVVEAGKTLDDVWNINADGGKYDLWVLGPNGYHRSFSGDINEAVTTSTEIQVCYNPCRKPTIQVKLHNDSDADVTFTVTALAYRDDGPWTQSLKRGKVETLEWPVADSGNWYDFVVTCEASPSFARRLAGRMETGEDAVSDPEMGVV, from the coding sequence ATGACCTTCAACCCGTCTAAGCGACATTTCCTCAAGACCAGCCTCGGCACCGGCGCCGCCGCCGCGGTGCTGGCCAGCTTTCCGCCCAGCATCCGCCGCGCGCTCGCCATCGAGGCCAACAACGCCACCGGCACCATCCAGGACGTCAAGCACGTCGTGATGGTGATGCTGGAAAACCGCTCGTTCGACAACTACTTCGGCACCTTCAAGGGCGTGCGCGGCTACGGCGACCGCTTCGCGATCCCGTTGCCCAATGGCAAGAACGCGTTCTACCAGACCGATGCCAACGGCAACCTCCTGACGCCCTACCATCTCGACGAAACCCAGGGCAACGCGCAGCGCGCGGGCGGCACGCCGCACACCTGGCCCGATGCGCAGGCCGCGTGGGACCACGGGCGCATGGACCGCTGGCCGGTCGCGAAGAAAGCGCTGTCGATGGGCTACTACGATGACGCCGAGATCCCGTTCCAGCGCGCGCTGGCTGACGCCTTCACGCTGTGCGATGCCTACCACTGCGCGATGCACACCGGCACCATTCCCAACCGCCTGTTCTACTGGACCGGCAGCAATGGTCCCACCGGCGACAACGTCGCGGTGATGATTAACGAGTTCAACGCGGGCGCGGATGTTGGCCCCTCCACCGAAGGCTGGACCTGGAAAACCTATGCCGACCGCCTGCAGGCCGCCGGCGTGGGCTGGAAGGTCTACCAGAACGTGCCGGACAACTATGGCTGCAACCAGATGATGAGCTTCCGGCACTGGCGCGCAGAGATGGAGAAGATGCCCGTCGGACGCAAGCTCTCCAACACCGCCGGCACCGGCGTCAACCCGCCCTACAACCCCGACATCGACGACCAGTACAGCCCGCTGGCCAAGGGCTTCTGCAACACCATGTCCGACGGCGGCTTCCTGCAGTCGCTGCGCGACGACGTGCTCAACGGCAAGCTGCCCGAGGTGTCGTGGATCATCCCGCCGGCCGAGTTCAGCGAGCACCCCGGCCCGTCCAGCCCGGCCAAGGGCGGCTGGTACGTGCAGGCCATCCTGGACGCGCTGACGGCATCGCCCGAGGTCTGGAGCAAGACCGTGCTGCTGATCAACTTCGACGAGAACGACGGCTTCTTCGACCACAGCCCGCCGCCGACCGCGCCGTCGCGCAACCTGGACGGCACGCTGGCCGGCAAGTCGACCCTCGACGACGCGCAGATGGCGTACGAGTACTTCAACTTCCAGCCCGCCACGGCCAAGCAGCCGCCGCAGGACGGCAAGCCCTTCGGCCCCGGCCCGCGCGTGCCGCTGTGGGTGGTGTCGCCGTGGAGCCGCGGCGGCTGGGTCAACTCTGAAGTGTTCGACCACACCTCGGTGCTGCGCTTCCTGGAGGCGCGCTTCGGCGTGATGGAGCCGCAGATCAGCGCCTATCGTCGTGCCATCTGCGGCGACCTGACCAGCGCCTTCAACTTTGCCACGCCCAACACCGAGACCCTGCCCACGCTGGCCGGCCGCACCACCCGTGCCGACGCCACCAGCCTGACCGCATGGCAGCAGACCCAGCCGGCGATCCCGGTGCCGGCCACGCCCGCGCTGCCTGAGCAGGACACCGGCACGCGTCCGTCGCGCAAGCTGCCATATGAACTGCATACCAGTGCACGCGTCGATGCCGCATCCAAGGCAGTCCGCCTGCTGTTCGCCAACGCCAGCACCAACCAGGCCGGCGCGCTGTTCCACGTCTATGACAAGCTGCACCTCGACCGCATTCCGCGCCGCTACGTGGTCGAAGCCGGCAAGACGCTGGACGACGTGTGGAACATCAATGCCGACGGCGGCAAGTACGACCTGTGGGTGCTGGGGCCCAACGGCTATCACCGCTCGTTCTCCGGCGATATCAACGAAGCGGTGACCACGTCCACCGAAATCCAGGTCTGCTACAACCCGTGCAGGAAGCCCACGATCCAGGTGAAGCTGCATAACGACAGCGATGCCGACGTGACCTTCACCGTCACGGCGCTGGCCTACCGCGACGACGGCCCGTGGACCCAAAGCCTGAAGCGGGGCAAGGTGGAAACGCTGGAATGGCCGGTGGCCGACAGCGGCAACTGGTATGACTTCGTCGTGACCTGCGAGGCCAGCCCGTCGTTCGCGCGGCGCCTTGCGGGGCGGATGGAGACCGGCGAGGACGCGGTCAGCGATCCGGAGATGGGAGTGGTTTGA